Part of the Amblyraja radiata isolate CabotCenter1 chromosome 9, sAmbRad1.1.pri, whole genome shotgun sequence genome, gtgagagagagagagaggctgaagTTCTTTTGTTGCGAGTATCGATTTCAGGAAACTAGTTGCACTTTGCAGTTGCCTGGCGCTGTCTTTGAACGCGGAGACTCCGCCGACCGTGCAGTGCGGTGAAGCCGGGACGGTGGGGACTGTTGAACCCTCTCTGCTGCTCCTCCTCTGCCCGGAGCAACGAGCTGCTCGCCGTCACAGCTGACCAGTTGTGTGGGATTATAATTTCTCTTCAACGACAGGCAGAGGGTTTTTATTTAATTTCATCTCCCTTCCTTGCCGACTGGGAATCCTCTTCAGACGGGAGAgttgtttttaatattttaatatctcttccctgcgctctctctctcctctctctttctatctatctcttcTTGGCTGCACCTCCCTCGCTtctaaggaaggggggggggggggggggggggggagagagagggagagagacaccgGTGGGGGGTAGACGGAGACGACTACACCGACCAAGGCAAGATGAGTTGGCTGCAATCCAGCATTAGGAGGTGAATCGGAAGGCGAGGTAGAATCAAAGCGACTGCACAGGACTCGCAGCGGAGAGCTCGTTGCAAAGGCGAGGTGGACGATttgtctacacacacacacacacacatacaggaaggagatggctAAAAATTCTCCGGATGGGTCCAAGGAAGACTTGTCGAAGATAGCGGACGAGGAGCTGGTGAAATGGGGGAAAGTGGAGCTGGTGAGGAGGCTCCGGCGGACAGAGGCGGAGAGGATGAGCCTGATGCTGGAACACGGGAACCTGATGAAGGAGGTGAACCGGCGGCTGCAGCTTCACCTGCAGGAGATCCGAGGTCTGAAGGACGTCAACCAACGGCTGCAGGACGACAACTCCGAGCTGCGGGAACTCTGCTGCTTCCTGGACGACGACAGGCAGAAGGGCAAGAAGTTGTGCCGGGAGTGGCAGAGGTTCGGCCGCTTCGCCGCCGGGTTGCTGTGGAGGGAGGTCGGGGGCTACCAGCAGAAGCTGGGCGAGCTGGAGAGCAGGCAGGACGCACTGCTGGGCGACAACCTGGAGCTGAAGGAGATCGCCCTGATGCTGGACGAGGAGCGCAGCGGGGCGGGCAGCCGTAGCTCCATCGACAGCCAGACTAGCCTGAGCAACCTCAACGGCGGCTCCGGCCCCAGAGACTTGGGCGACGGCAGCAGCACCTCCAGCGCCGGCAGCCCCGACCACCACCACCAGCCCAGAGCGGCCGACAAGCCGGCTCCTCCGCTCAAGAGCTCAAGCGACGACCTCACGGTTCCACCACATCACCACAGGAGCATCCCCAACGGGCTGAATGGTGAGTCTTTCCCTTTTCCCCTCCAATCCCTTCCCTTGCATTTGGTTTGGTCAACAATTTGGGATTGGGAAGGAGAgatactgggcttgtattcactggatgagatgggatcttatagagacatatacaattcttaaaggattggacaggctgcatgcgggaaaaatggtcccgatgttggggcagtccagagccaggggtcacagtttaagaagaaggggaaggccatttaggactgagatgaggaaaaactttttcacccagagagctgtgaatctgtggaagtctctgccacagaaggcagtggaggccaattgactggatagatttagctcttcgggctatggggagaaagcaggaacggggcactgattttagatgatcagccatgatcataatgaatggcggtgctggctcgaagggctgaatggcctactcctgcacctatttttctatgtttctacttgattgtgtaggaaggaactgcagatgtgcttTAAGTCGAAGATAGGCACTTGATTGTCTTCGATGGGCCAAGACTCTTCATGTTTCAGTGTGTGTGACTCTCTTTgttgaggtgaagggggaaaggatttaataggaatccgaggggtaactttttcacacaaagggtggtttagttttattattgtcatacatACCGAAGTACAATTAAAAAGCTTCATCTGTCCTATCAAATCAGATAATTCTATacatatttcacacaaagggtgctgggtgtatggaacaagttcccagaggaggtagttgaggcagggactatcccgacgtttaagaaacagttagacgggtacatggataggacaggtttgaagggatatggaccaaacgcggccaagtgggactagtgtagctggggacatgttggccggtgtgggcaagttgggccgaagggcctgtttccacgctgtatcactctatgactatgagagaTACTTGATTGTCTTCAATGGCCTCTGGCTCTTTGTTTCTGTGCGTGGGTGACTCTCTATCAAGAGAGACTTCCAATCTATTGAACGGCAGGTTAAGCAGAGCAAAAACGGAGACTAATGTTGAGGTGGGTGAGCTCAAGGCAAGAGATTTGAGGGACCTGCAGCAATCAGTCGGCCAGGCAGATTCTGTGGCGAGACAActagtaaatgcaattttgggagAACTCAAACTATGCTTGCCGCTTCCATGAGTATTTTTaccatttctgtttttgtttcgaaGTTATCCAGTAACTTGGATTATAATTAATTTATAATGAATTATATATTATAATTGATTTCACGATTTCCTTTTCTGAAAGAAAAAATgtcctctaaactaaattcaattgTGAATCAAATTAAGCCATTAAAGACTAGAAATACCTAGGTCAGACACCACCTGTGGCAAGAGAAACAGCAGCAATGATACACTTGCCCTGAATGAAATGTTAACTGCGTTTCTGTTGTTCTTGCTATCTGACCTGTGCCTTatcagcatttaatgtttttataTTAATTTCTACACCATTTGTTTTCTCAAGCTGTATAAATACTGATTGTAACGTAATTGTTGAGTTTTCCCTGTCTCTTTCCTGCTCAAGGTTACTTTAAACAGGGAAATATCCGAAATGAGTACAAGGTAGTGGAACTTTTCCAACCAATACATTCTATATTTTTTCCATCCAccagcaaaaaaaaaatattcccaGTAATCTCTTCTTTGATAGTCATATTGTCCCATAAACTATactcagtttattttattgtcacgtgtactgaggtacagtgaaaagcttttgttgcccactatccagtcagcggaaagacaatacttgattacaattgatccattttgtgtatagatgcatgataagggaataacatttagtgcaaggtgaaggcagcaaagtctgatcaaggatagtccaagggtcaccaatgaagtagatagtagtttacaACTGTGTCTGGTTgctaactactatctacctcattggtgaccctcggactatccttgatcagactttgctggctttacaaaAAATGACATTTTCTATTTTATATTAAGACCATGTTTATATCTGTACAGCTTAATCACATTCTGCAATTCCTAATAATGGGCCAACTTGCTGTTGATTCAAATTCTGAAAACTCATAATAGATATTTTGACATCTGAAAAAAAAACAAGGCAGAacagataaggtagacaaaaatgctggaggaactcagcgggtgaggcagcatctatggagagaaggaataggcgacgtttcgggtcgagaagaagggtctcgagacaataaactcacttgaacgtgaacttgaagaagggtctctacccgaaacgtcacctattctccatagatgctgcctccttctctccatagatgctgcctcacccgctgagttcctccagcatttttgtctaccttcgattttttttcagcatctgcagttctttcttcggcTTCTTAGATATCTTATTTTTATTGAATTGTTTTGTTCCTTCCCTGCATTAAATAACTAATTTTCATCATAAAATGTAATTGTACCGATTCTGTAAAATTAAGTAGACTTACTTCTCAGAGGTACTGTGCATTAGAGTTAACAGTGCCCAATACAGAagctttgggcagcacagtggtgcagcagttgagttgctgccttatagacctgggttcgaccctgactacatgtcttgcctgtacagagtttgtacattctccccatgaccttgtgggttttctgcaggagctccagttacctcccgcagtccaaagacatgcaggtttgtaggttaattggcttcagttagaattgtaaattgtccccagtatgtaggataatgctagtatgcgggatcattggttggcacccactcagtggccgaagggcctgttacagcgcagtatctctaaactagactaaactaaactttcaccAGAACAATTTCAGAAATGGCCTTGGCGAGCAAAACTTATGAATCAAGAATAATTCCATATTTGTTTGTGCTATAATATCACATTTTGCCTTAACAGTGGATTATTGCATATTACCCCACATTTCAAATCTTTGTGGCATTATTCACAATCTGACATTTTCAGTGCCATTATCTGATGACTATGTAAAAGTAATTTAGTGTTAGAACAACTGGAATTTAAGAGCAGTATGCATGGCTTTAAGAGCTATAAGCATGATATTCATATCCCTGCAGTTTGTGTATATTTTAGATAAGAGAGTGCTGCAAACAATTATCCAAATAACATTCAAAATGTGCAGAATATCACATCTGACACCACGTACAATTAGCCAGTTTGGTTTAGGCTGTGGAGATAGCTGGCTGCAGTTTCTCAGTTATTTCACTGATGCATGTCATGATTTATGCTGGCAGTTGGAGATCTGTCTTTggaggaatggaatggaattaTAAGTGGTTTCCAGGCATGAGAAGTatttactcttttttttttttaagtttgcgATGGCTTCGATAATAAATGGAATGTCGAGAGTGTCACCAGTTGATACGAACCAGGTTTGTATCAGTTTCGATCTTTGAAGGTGCAGGAGGAGCATGGAATCCTCAGGGTTCAAGGAAACTgtgccgcagctggtagagttgctgcctcgctgcgccagaggccccggttcgattctgactttgggtgctgtccgtgtggagtttgcatattccccTTCCaggttccctccgggtgctccggtttcctccctcgtcCCTGcaacgtgcgggcttgtaggttaatcaaccttctgtaaattgtctctggtgtgtacgggatggatgagaaagtgggctaacatggaactagtgtgaaggggtgatcaatggttggtgtggactcggtgagcccgttttcatgctgtacctctaaagcaaACTGttcacctgtccaagtatcttttaaatgtcgtaACTGCACCCACTTCTACCAATCATGATGTTTAAAAGATGCATAATAAAATGACCAAATCCATGATTCCCGTCTCGTCACACACCATACTGATTTGGAAGTATATTGCAGGTATATTCATTGTTTGTGAGTCTATAATCTCCAATGCTCCACCAAACAGCACTGTTGCAATACTTTCTGCGGCAGAACTTCAGCAGTTCAAGAAGCCtgttcacagtttagtttagagatatagcgtggaaacagagtccgcaccaaccagcgatcctcgcacattaacactaccctacacacacgagggacaattttacattttacaccaaacCGGTACTTCtttgaagtgttggaggaaaccgaagttctccgagaaaacccacgcaggtcacggggagaacgtgcaaactccgtacagaccagcacccgtagtcatgatagaaccggagtctctggcgctgtaagtgcgccaccgtgccgccctttctcAAAGGCATTAGGGAGAGGGAAGAAACGTTGGCCTTGCTGGTATTGCCGAGATCCTGAaatataaattataaataaaacattaattattttgCTGAATTCTCCTGTTCTCGACCCTAAGTAGCTAACCTCTCTCTATTGAGGCTATGTCCCCTGTTTCTAGGTTTGCTATAGACTTGATAATCATTCTCAAAGTCCGTCTGCGGAAGATAAATTTGTGCTTTCACGGAATCTGAAATGAATATTTTATTGAGCTCCTCTATCAATGGAGCATTTGTTAACCTTAATAACTACTGCTGATTCCTATTCCAAAAAGTATTTTGAGGGTCAAATATCACCATGTATTTCACAAGATTTCTAACGTTCCCACTTTAAATGAGGGACGAGCTTGAATGAAATTGCTGTCGATTAACTGTCGTGatggtttatttattaatgtggaaGTTGCCAACTTTGGCGTTGAATCAATTTAAGGTCGTATTCATTTACTTAAAACTAATTCTAAAGTTTAGATGATTTGATTTTGTTTACATGATCCTCCAAAACAGAGTCAaagcagaatctcttgcccagagtaggtgaatcgagggccagaggacatagggaaaagatttaataggaacctgaggagtaactttttcacacaaagggcggtgggtgtatggaacaagctgccagaggaagtacggTAGTTGTGGTTGGGatcatcccaacgtttaagaaacagttagacaggcacatggataggacatgtttgcagggatatggaccaaacacgggcaggtgggaccagtgtagctgggacacacaTGTTgcccaatgtgggcaagttgggccgaagggcctgtttccacgctgtattattctatgactctaagcaaCATTATCATTTTCAATTTCTGAAGACTTGTGTCAGATATGTGTAAATATGTAATATTATTAACACTTTACTCTTGGCAATGAATGCCTCATTGGTTGTAAAACACTTTGAGATAACCTGACGTATTTGAAAAGGCGGTGTTAAAATAAAGGTGTTTGTCTCCTTTGATGAAGGATTAATGTTATCCATGCAAAAAAGCTGCACTGATTATATCAACCTGTTTAGCTGCATTGACATGTTATTCTTGAAACTGTTATCCATGCACAAAAGCTGCACTCTGATTATATCAACTAGTTTTTTTCTAATCTATGCTGTTTATCCGAGGATTACACTGAGCATATTCAAGTACCCAGTGTATTGGCCAAAGAAACATATTTAATTTTACAGCTATGATCCTCCTCAGAAATGACGGGTCCTTTCTAAGCTCCAGTGTTTGATGTAACCCTCACTGATATGCTTGTTTGATTAGggagtagggaggaactgcaatagcttttttacaccgaagatagacccaaaatgctggagtaactcggtgggacaggcagcatcgctggagagaaggaatgggtgacgtttcgggtcgaagaagggctcaacccagaaacgtcacccattccttctctccagagatgctgcctgtctcgctgagttactccagcattttgtttctatcttggaCTTAAAAGAGAGTTGGGTTAAAACCCAATAAAACAGAGTATTTGTATGAAAGGCTATTGGTTTAGAAAATCTAGACGTAGATCTAGGTAGAGATAGACGGGAACATGGGTGCAGCCCCGTGTCTTCTTGGGGAAAATTGCTGCTGACTTGGTAATTGCTGGCTCATGGCCGTTCAAAGTAAAGTAGCATTTGGGACGAGAGTAGGATGCTCGTAGCATACCTGGTCAACCCGAGGAGCACCTTTAGCAACCGACTGGTTCCATCATTaccagatgcagcacagaatgccacaggagatccttcttccctgtggctatcacacTGTACAGCTCCTCCTCTTGTTGTGGGATAGActgactccccaccccccccccccccccccccccccccccccccccaatctttgcacatccccaatcctggactttaatttcatgtatcttgtcgtGGTCTACGACTGTTGgcggaccaatttccctcctgggataaataaagttctatcgtatcgtattcgtCCGTGTGTCGGGACTTTAGAGACGCTCAGCATAGACAGTGGAAAGAGCACAGCATTCGACAAACCACAGCATCCACCAACACCCGATGTGTGGGTGCTTGCATTATCGTGGAGGCACGGTGgaacagttgctgctttacagcgccaaacacctgggtttgatcctgactacagatgctgtctgtacggagtttgtacgttctccccatgacctacctgggttttctcctgggtctttggtttcctcccacactccaaagacgtacaggtttggagctaattgtcttggtaaaattataatttgtcactagtgtgtgtagggtagtgtgtggggattgttggtcgggcttggactcagtgggccgaagggcctgtttccacgctgtatctccaaactaaactaacccatAAACTTGCTTCAGGTGTGGAAGAGCATGCATCTCCTACATTGCACTCGTCCATGCATCCAAAGTGGAAACTAATCATCCTTGATCCTGAGGGACATTCTTAGCAAAGAAAaactggtgaaagagggacaaacCTTCTGTATTTTCATACAAATACGGGGTTTGGAATTCTAAGGGGCTGTGGGGGCAGGAGTGAGACTTGCATTAAGGAGGGAGGTCAAATTAGGGACATTTTAGGGGGAGGGTAGGCAAAGAAAGAATTCAACCAAAAGGGGGAAAATAAATGATAAATTTTCCTTTGCCAATCATCACACCAAACTGATCTTTGTGTATTTAGTCAACTGCGCAGGTGTTTCA contains:
- the ccdc85c gene encoding coiled-coil domain-containing protein 85C isoform X2, giving the protein MAKNSPDGSKEDLSKIADEELVKWGKVELVRRLRRTEAERMSLMLEHGNLMKEVNRRLQLHLQEIRGLKDVNQRLQDDNSELRELCCFLDDDRQKGKKLCREWQRFGRFAAGLLWREVGGYQQKLGELESRQDALLGDNLELKEIALMLDEERSGAGSRSSIDSQTSLSNLNGGSGPRDLGDGSSTSSAGSPDHHHQPRAADKPAPPLKSSSDDLTVPPHHHRSIPNGLNDSASVYVRQLENKVKFLEDNKILSQQSSAGDLKALRKAYPAPHKPDSPHSSPLPPPFQEPTQNGAPRLVTLDPNNPALLPGLLPSAQKPEAVVHAMKVLEVHDNLDRQLPEDCDHDDLSEKEKAIVREMCNVVWRKLGDAAGSNPSIRQHLSGNQFKGPL
- the ccdc85c gene encoding coiled-coil domain-containing protein 85C isoform X4, yielding MAKNSPDGSKEDLSKIADEELVKWGKVELVRRLRRTEAERMSLMLEHGNLMKEVNRRLQLHLQEIRGLKDVNQRLQDDNSELRELCCFLDDDRQKGKKLCREWQRFGRFAAGLLWREVGGYQQKLGELESRQDALLGDNLELKEIALMLDEERSGAGSRSSIDSQTSLSNLNGGSGPRDLGDGSSTSSAGSPDHHHQPRAADKPAPPLKSSSDDLTVPPHHHRSIPNGLNDSASVYVRQLENKVKFLEDNKILSQDCPPERNIFRSGLSSGRSIRPSYVIKQSSAGDLKALRKAYPAPHKPDSPHSSPLPPPFQEPTQNGAPRLVTLDPNNPALLPGLLPSAQKPEAVVHAMKVVWRKLGDAAGSNPSIRQHLSGNQFKGPL
- the ccdc85c gene encoding coiled-coil domain-containing protein 85C isoform X3 translates to MAKNSPDGSKEDLSKIADEELVKWGKVELVRRLRRTEAERMSLMLEHGNLMKEVNRRLQLHLQEIRGLKDVNQRLQDDNSELRELCCFLDDDRQKGKKLCREWQRFGRFAAGLLWREVGGYQQKLGELESRQDALLGDNLELKEIALMLDEERSGAGSRSSIDSQTSLSNLNGGSGPRDLGDGSSTSSAGSPDHHHQPRAADKPAPPLKSSSDDLTVPPHHHRSIPNGLNDSASVYVRQLENKVKFLEDNKILSQDCPPERNIFRSGLSSGRSIRPSYVIKQSSAGDLKALRKAYPAPHKPDSPHSSPLPPPFQEPTQNVLEVHDNLDRQLPEDCDHDDLSEKEKAIVREMCNVVWRKLGDAAGSNPSIRQHLSGNQFKGPL
- the ccdc85c gene encoding coiled-coil domain-containing protein 85C isoform X5 translates to MAKNSPDGSKEDLSKIADEELVKWGKVELVRRLRRTEAERMSLMLEHGNLMKEVNRRLQLHLQEIRGLKDVNQRLQDDNSELRELCCFLDDDRQKGKKLCREWQRFGRFAAGLLWREVGGYQQKLGELESRQDALLGDNLELKEIALMLDEERSGAGSRSSIDSQTSLSNLNGGSGPRDLGDGSSTSSAGSPDHHHQPRAADKPAPPLKSSSDDLTVPPHHHRSIPNGLNDSASVYVRQLENKVKFLEDNKILSQDCPPERNIFRSGLSSGRSIRPSYVIKQSSAGDLKALRKAYPAPHKPDSPHSSPLPPPFQEPTQNVVWRKLGDAAGSNPSIRQHLSGNQFKGPL
- the ccdc85c gene encoding coiled-coil domain-containing protein 85C isoform X1, whose product is MAKNSPDGSKEDLSKIADEELVKWGKVELVRRLRRTEAERMSLMLEHGNLMKEVNRRLQLHLQEIRGLKDVNQRLQDDNSELRELCCFLDDDRQKGKKLCREWQRFGRFAAGLLWREVGGYQQKLGELESRQDALLGDNLELKEIALMLDEERSGAGSRSSIDSQTSLSNLNGGSGPRDLGDGSSTSSAGSPDHHHQPRAADKPAPPLKSSSDDLTVPPHHHRSIPNGLNDSASVYVRQLENKVKFLEDNKILSQDCPPERNIFRSGLSSGRSIRPSYVIKQSSAGDLKALRKAYPAPHKPDSPHSSPLPPPFQEPTQNGAPRLVTLDPNNPALLPGLLPSAQKPEAVVHAMKVLEVHDNLDRQLPEDCDHDDLSEKEKAIVREMCNVVWRKLGDAAGSNPSIRQHLSGNQFKGPL